The segment GGGCACATTTCGCGCTAACCCCCGGACAGTTCCCATGATTTTGTTCTGCTTCAGCGACCGATCCTTGCATTTTTGGCTATGCCTTGCCCCGCTGGGCACGCTAACACGGATCATGCGCGCCGGTTTCGCCCGTCTCGATTTCAACTATGGCCAGAAGATCTTTCTTCTGGCCTCGGTTCCGTTGATCATTGTGGCCGCTGTGATTGCGCTGCTTGTCGCGGGACAGTCTCGTGCGCTGGCCGACCGCGAAATCCGCAGTCTTGAAACCCAGTTGCTTGAGGCAAAGAAAGCCGAGCTGCGCAATTACGTCACCCAGGCGCGCAACGGGTTCTACTTTATTTACGGCTCGGCGCCCCCCGACGATCAGGCGGCCAAGGATCAGGTGATGCAGATCCTTGCGGCAATGATCTATGGCGAAGAGGGGTTCTTTTTTGTCTACGACTACGACGGCACCAACCTAGTGTCGCCACGCCAGACCGAGATGATCAACCAAAACTGGTCGGGCCTTAGCGACAGCGAAGGCACTCCCATTGTGGATGAGATGATCCGCATCGCCCGCTCTGGCGCCGGCTATCTGGAATATCTCTGGCCCAAGCCCTCGACCGGGGAAGAGGCGCGGATGATCACCTACGTAACCTCGTTTCCGTCATGGCGATGGGCAGTCGGCACCGGGGTCTACATCGACGATGTGGTTGCCTCGGTCGCGGCCACCCGCGCCGAAGTCGAAACCCGCGTTCGTCGCACCTTTGTCTATATCGGTGGGATCACTCTGGTGGCGTTAATGATCGTGTTCCTGACCGGGCTTGCCCTCAATATCCGCGAACGCAGACTGGCGGATGCCAAGCTTAAGGAACTGACGCAGCGGGTGTTTGACGCACAAGAAGAGGAACGCGGTCGCGTCGCCCGCGAGCTGCACGATGGCATCAGTCAGATCCTCGTCGGGGTGAAATATGCGCTGGATATCACCCGTCGACGTCTGGCCAACGGCGA is part of the Puniceibacterium sp. IMCC21224 genome and harbors:
- a CDS encoding cache domain-containing protein, whose product is MRAGFARLDFNYGQKIFLLASVPLIIVAAVIALLVAGQSRALADREIRSLETQLLEAKKAELRNYVTQARNGFYFIYGSAPPDDQAAKDQVMQILAAMIYGEEGFFFVYDYDGTNLVSPRQTEMINQNWSGLSDSEGTPIVDEMIRIARSGAGYLEYLWPKPSTGEEARMITYVTSFPSWRWAVGTGVYIDDVVASVAATRAEVETRVRRTFVYIGGITLVALMIVFLTGLALNIRERRLADAKLKELTQRVFDAQEEERGRVARELHDGISQILVGVKYALDITRRRLANGDDRVGETLEKGIIHLAGAIQEVRRISRDLRPGVLDDLGLGPAIKALAEDFCTRTGIETEFETVVFRNRLDQDAKIALYRVAQEALTNVERHAAATQVQIDLRGHTQGATLRVSDNGIGLEQPRDDRDRPPQSRDGIGLRNMQERMDQLGGILRVLSSRTGTVIEAQVPLSHLLPPGDGAGAGNTGGDGATTDSLPQNRRTRA